Genomic window (Bacillus sp. (in: firmicutes)):
ATCCCTTGTGGAGTTTAATTAATGTAGTGAGTCAGCTACATTTGGCTGTTTTTTTCCTTTACGATTTCCTTGATTAATTTCTTTGGTAACTTCATGTTGAAAAATCCTCCTTAGCAAAAATTATTTATCCTAATTCTTGCAAAGGAGGATGCACTTCAAACTTTTTTACACAACTTTTGCCGCACTGTCCATGAAATTTTTCATGCGCCTACTTTATTCCCAAAATTTCATTGAGTTTTTCTCAGCTTTACCGTAGTCATCAATGTTATCAATTTTCTCATAGAGTTGGTGAATTAAGTTTTCATCTTTTCCAAGTTTTAGTTGTGCAACACTCGAACTCCATCGTTGACCTCTATTGAAAGGACATACATACATGCAAACGCTACAATCTGTACCACATTCACTCCAGTATCGATAACATTTTTTTTGATCGATAACCCAGCGTAAATAATGATTAGCACCAGTTTCATCGATAGCGGTCTTTCCTTGCCCCCCTTTAGAAAGTGCTCCAGCTGGACATTGTCTAGCACATTTTTTACATGATTCACAAAATTCAATAATACCATAATTTTGCGGTTTATCTGTGCTCATTGGTAAATCTGTTATAATCTTTGCAATTCTGATTTTTGCTCCTAACTCTGGGTGGATTAGTTTTCCACTTCTACCCATTTCACCTAATCCAGCATCAATTGCTAAAGGGATACTTAATGCAGTACAGTTAATACTAGGGATTGCATTATAGCCAAGTGATTTAATAAATCCCGCAATATTCAATGTAAGGTTGGTTAAGTCTGCGTATGCTTTTACACTAGCAGCCCTAGCTAACATGGTTGGTGCATATTTTAATGATTCATTATCCATATCTATCAAGATGACAACGGCATATTTCATACTAGCAGGAATGATTCTTGTGCCATCTTCCAGTTTTGTAGGCTTTATAATATTCTCATATTCAGGATTTTCATCTGAAAATCGAAGTGGAAAACTCTCTTTTTTCTCATTATCATACCAATGGGAATACACCCATCTTCGATTAATTTCAGTTATGCCAACAGCACTTGCTCCAAATTTAA
Coding sequences:
- a CDS encoding reductive dehalogenase, translated to MNNNKSQSLTEIYEVDEEYERFDQKNNLLIRALWNDEMIENDKKMSSSLKEHIKNKKAGYSLFDYAYYQGIMNQLQTLEFGLNLCDQPANSWSNAKSEEPKVELPSKEEMAAIVKKAAIKFGASAVGITEINRRWVYSHWYDNEKKESFPLRFSDENPEYENIIKPTKLEDGTRIIPASMKYAVVILIDMDNESLKYAPTMLARAASVKAYADLTNLTLNIAGFIKSLGYNAIPSINCTALSIPLAIDAGLGEMGRSGKLIHPELGAKIRIAKIITDLPMSTDKPQNYGIIEFCESCKKCARQCPAGALSKGGQGKTAIDETGANHYLRWVIDQKKCYRYWSECGTDCSVCMYVCPFNRGQRWSSSVAQLKLGKDENLIHQLYEKIDNIDDYGKAEKNSMKFWE